TTCATTGGCAATCGCCGCGGCATCGGCCAAGCGATCCTGGCTGGCGCGTGAAAGCTTCTGCACACGGCGCCCGAAAATCAGTATTGGCAAGACCACCGCCGGAATCACCAGGGCGGTAAGACCGGCCAGGCGCGGGCTGGTCCAGATCATCGCGGCGGTGGCGCCCACCAGCATGACCGCGCTGCGCAAGGCGACCGAGATGCCCGAGCCTACCAGCGCCTGCACCACTTCGGTGTCCGTTCCAAGACGGGAAATCAACTCGCCGACGCGATTACGCTCGAAGAAACTGACGTCCAGTCGTATGACGTGGTCATATAGCTTTGCACGCAAAGCGGCCAAGGTCCGCTCGCCCAGCAGGCTTATGCAGTAAAAACGCGCTGCCGTGGCAAATGCCATCACCAGGGCCACCACGAACAGGTCCAGGAAGCTGCTGTTGATCGCCGCCGCGCTGGAATTGCGAAAGCCGTGATCGATCATGTGCCGTACCGCGGTCGGCAGTATTAGGGTGGCGCCCGAGGAGATCCCTAGAAACACCAGCCAGCCGAATGCGAGTCGCCAGTGCGGCTTTACGAAGGGCCACAACAGACGCAGTGCGCCAATGCGGCGACGGGGTTTGGGATCGTTTGCCGGGGTTGTGCTCATCGGGCCTCGCCGCAGACAGGACGCAAATCAGATGGGGTTGCCACCTGGCGATTCAATTCCGGCCGGGGGACTCTCCCGGACTCCCATGCCGACCCACCGCCCCCTCAGCCAAAGGAACGGCTGCTCTACACCGTAGTGGAGCAGGGCGTCGAGGGCGAGAATGACGACGGCATAGAGCGCCAAAGCACTATCCGGGGACGCTGGGTTGCAACAAGGGTATGTAACATCAGGCTCATAGGGTGCAAGGTAACCGAAGCGGGTTATCCCGCCCCCTTGTCTACAGGAACGAACAAGCATGTTGACCGTGTTGCTGGTGCTGTGTCTGCTTGGTCTTGTCTTTGGTCGTCTGTGCGGGCGTCGTTGCCAGTGGACGTTTTTTTGCCTCACCTTGCTGCTTTTCTTCACGGCAGGCTGCGGGCCATTGCCCGCCTTGTTGCTCAAGTGGCTGCAGGCACCGTATGCCAAACGCCCCACCATTACCTGGGCCCAACACAACGCGATTGTGTTGCTGGGAGCCGGCACGACCCATGTGGTCGGGACATCGCAGGTGGAGCCGACCATCTTCGCCAACGGACGTATCATTGAAGCCTACGCGCTTTACCGTGCCTGCCGTCAAGGAGGTAACGATTGCAAGATTGTTGTCAGCGGAGGCGATCCGTTTCGCAATGGCATCACGGAAGCGGTGGCTTACGGCGAGGTGCTCACGTCAATGGGCGTAGCGAGCGATGATTTGCTGCTGGAAATACGCAGCATGAATACTTGGCAGAATGCGCAGTTCGTGCAGCCGATGCTCAAGGACTATCGCCCCGAGCAGGTATTGCTGGTGTCATCCGCCATCCATTTGAACCGGGCGTTGCTGTTTTTCGCGCACTTCGGTATCGATGCGATACCCGTGCGCGGGGATTACACCGACGTGCGCATGACCTGGCGGCCCAATGCCTGGAATCTGGCGCTAACGGATTTTGCCCTGCACGAATACAACGGCATGCTGACTTATCGCTTCTACAGTCTGATGGGCTGGAATGCGCCGCCGAGCCGGAATGGCAACGCTGAACTCCCTTAGGACTCTCGCATCACCATTAAACGAATCTCGGTCATATCCTCAATGGCATAGCGCACGCCTTCGCGACCCATACCGGAAAGCTTCACGCCACCATATGGCATGTTGTCCACGCGGAAACTTGGTACATCATTGACCACTACGCCGCCTTGCTCCAGCTCATTCCATGCACGCATCGCATGGGCAAGGCTGTCGGTGAAGATGCCTGCTTGCAGGCCATAGTCGGAGTGGTTGACCATCGCGATTGCATCGTCTAGCTGCTTGAATGGTGCAAGCAAGGCGAACGGACCGAATACTTCCATGCGATTGACTTTCGCATCATCCGGTGCATTTTCCATCAGCGTGGCATCCAGCATATTGCCCTTGCGCTTGCCGCCACACAGAATCTTGCCACCAGCTTTCTGCGCTTCTTTGATCCATCCTTCCAGGCGTTCGGCGGCTGCTTCGTCGATCATCGGGCCAAGGAATACATCTTTCTTTTTCGGATCGCCAGCCTTGAGTTTCTTCACCGCGTCGACCAGGCGCTTTTTCAGCTCATCGTAGAGCGACGCATGCGCGTAGATGCGCTGCACGCTGATACAGCTTTGTCCGGATTGATAGAACGCACCGAAGATCAACCGCTCGATCACCCGGTCCAGGTGCGGTTGCTGATCGCCATCGATGATGCAGGCAGCGTTGCCGCCCAGCTCCAGCGTCACCTTCTTGTGGCCGGCACGGGCTTTCAGATCCCAGCCAATCTGCCCGCCGGTGAACGAAAGCAGTTTCAAACGCGGATCTTCTACCAATGGCGTAGCGTGTTTGCCGTCCAGCGTGAGCACCGAGAACGCACCTTTGGGCAGATCGGTTTCGGCTAATATCTCGCCGATGATCAATGCGCCAATGGGCGTTTTCTCCGAAGGCTTTAGCACGAACGGGCAGCCTGCCGCGATGGCGGGCGCCACTTTGTGTGCCACCAGATTCAACGGAAAGTTGAATGGCGTGATGAAGGACACCGACCCCAGCGGCACGCGCTTGGTGTAACCGTGATAACCATCCAGGCGCGAGGCCAATTCGAGGTTCAGCGTTTCACCGTTGATACGCACGGCTTCTTCCGCTGCGATGCGAAAAGTCTCGATCAGTCGCGTGACTTCGCCGGCCGAATCCTTGATTGGCTTGCCTGCTTCGATACATAGCGCCATGGCCAGTTCGTCGCGCCGTTCTTCAAACCGCCGGGCGCAATGCTGCAGCACCGCCTGTCGCGCCCAGGGGCGGAAGTCCTTCATGGGTCCGGTCGCTTTCACGGCCGCCTTGATTGCTTTTTCGGTGGCGCCCTCATCCGGCACGGCCACGCGCGTGGCGACTTTGCCGCTGTATTTGTCATAGACCTCCATCATGGTCTTGGAGGTCTGCGGCTGATTGGCCAGGTAGTAGGGGTAGGTTTTCTCAAGCATGGTCATATCCTGGAAAAGTTAGACTGCGGCGCTCAGGCGACGGATTTCTTCGTCCAGCACGCGATGGTTGTCGGAATAGTCGATGGCAAGGTCGATCAAGTGCACGCCACCTTCGTCGAAAGCGCGCTGCAATGCCGGCAGAAATTCATCCGCACGTTCGGGACGATGTCCATGCGCGCCATGCGCTTCGGCAAAAGCCACGAAATCGGGGTTGCTGAATTGCATGCCGAAATCGGCAAAGCCCATGTCGGCCTGCTTCCAGCGGATCATGCCGTAGGCATCGTCGCGCACCAGCAGGATCACCAGATCCATCTTCAGGCGTACGGCAGTTTCCAGCTCCTGCGCATTCATCATGAAGCCGCCGTCGCCGCAGATCGCCAGCACCTTGCGTTCGGGATACACCATCTTCGCGGCCATCGCGGAAGGCAGGCCGGCACCCATGGTGGCGAGTGCGTTGTCGAGCAGCACTGTATTAGGTTGGCGTGCCTTGTAGTAACGCGCATACCACAGTTTGTACATGCCGTTGTCCAGGCACAGGATGCCATCATCGGGCATGTACTTGCGGGTGTCGCTAACGATGCGCACCGGGTGCATCGGGAAGCGTGCTTCATGGGTGTATTGCTGTAGCTGCTCCTGGAAGGCGTGGCGCACTTTGTCGAAGTAGCTGAAATCCCACTGCTCCTGCTTGACCAGCGCATCGGTTAGTCGTTCGATGGTATGAGCGATATCGCCCACCACTTCGATCTGCGGGAAGTAGACAGCATCCACTTCCGCCGATGAGAAATTGATGTGGATAACAGTGCGCCGCCCGCGCTGCATGAAAAACGGCGGTTTCTCTACCACGTCATGACCGGCGTTGATGATCACGTCTGCCGCATCGATCGCCCGATGCACAAAATCACCATCGGAAAGTGCGGCATTACCCAGCCAAAGCGGATGATCTTCATCGACCACGCCCTTGCCCATCTGGGTGGTGAAGAAGGGAATACCCAGCTTGTCGATAAAGGCCCGCAGGGCTACCGCGGTACGTTGGCGATTGGCGGCGGCACCCATCATCAGGATGGGATGTTTGGCACTGCTGATCGCCTCGGCGGCCTGCACCAGTGCGGCGTCGTCCGGCGAAGGCCGGCGGGCGTATTCGGTAGGCAGCAGGATCGCGTCCTCGATATCGTCGCGGGCGATATCTTCGGGAAACTCCAGATGCACGGCGCCGGGACGTTCTTCCTCGGCACGGCGGAAGGCTTCACGAATGCGTGCGGGGATGGTGGCCGCCGACACGATCTGCCGCGTGAACTTGGTCAACGGCTGCATCATGTCGACCACGTCCACCAGTTGGAACAGGCCCTGCTTGTGCATGCGGATCGGCTTTTGGCCGGTGATCATCAGCATTGGCATCGCGCCGAGCTGGGCGTAAGCCGCGGCGGTGACCAGGTTGGTCGCCCCAGGGCCCAGGGTGGAAAGCGCCACGCCGGCCTGTCCGGTGAGCCGTCCCCAGGTAGCCGCCATGAACCCGGCGGCCTGCTCATGTCGGGTCACGATCAAGCGGATCGAGGATTCCCGCATGGCTTCGACCAGATCCAGGTTCTCTTCGCCAGGTATGCCGAAAATGCGGTCTACCCCTTCGGCTTCCAGTGCTTTCACGAATAAAGTCGCAGCCTTCATGCATCGCCTCGTTGGGGGAGAAAAGCAGATGCTATATGTACACGAATATTCGATTTGTTCGGAAAAACGTTTAATTCGTGTAAGGAATCAAACGAATGGGATCAACGTAGTAAGCGCTATTTGTCGCTTACCCGCAATGGCAATTCACCATCAGCGAGCCGCGCACGTAGCGGGGTGTCCACTGTCACAGTTTGCACCGAACGCAACACCTTGCCCTCGGCATCAAACAAGATCGCATAGCCGCGTTCCAGTGTTGCAAGAGGACTGACTGCATGCAGTGCGCGTGCCGTCTGCTGCAAAGTCAGCCGCTCGCGTTCCAGTTTGTGTTCGACTAGCCTACGCAGGTGCTGAGCATGCTGTTCGAGCCGTTGCCGCAGCAGGGCGAGTTGCTGGCGGGGATGCTGGGACAGCAGGTGCGCATGAACGCGGTCGAGTCGCGCCTTGAGTTGGTTGAGTTGGGCGATACGCGCACCCAGCAGCCGCCGATGCAAGTGCAGCAGGCGTTCGCGATCGTGCGCCAACCGGGCTTGTGGACGCTGTGACTGCAAGCGTGCCAGCAGATGATCAATGCGCTGGATCCGCTGCTGCAAGCGACGTTCCTGGATCGCCATGATGCGCTGGCGCATTTGGTCCAGGTGCCTTTGCTGCGCACGCACGTCAGGAACCAGCAATTCCGCCGCGGCGGATGGTGTCGGTGCGCGCAGGTCGGCGACAAAGTCGGCAATGCTGAAATCAATTTCGTGTCCGACAGCACTGACCACGGGCACCTGGCTGGCATGGATGGCGCGGGCCACCCGTTCGTCGTTGAAGGCCCACAGATCTTCCAGTGAGCCACCACCACGGGAGAGCAGCAGTACGTCATAACGACCGCAGGCGGTGGCCTTGCGCAGCATCGACACGATGGCTGGCGGCGCTTCGTGGCCCTGTACCGGAACGGGCAGCACGTCTACATCCACCAGCGGCCAGCGTCGGCCAAGCACACTCAGCACGTCGTGGATCGCCGCGCCGGTGGCCGAGGTGATGACGCCGATACGACGTGCAAATCGAGGCAGGGGGCGCTTGTGATCCTGCGCGAACAGGCCTTCGGCATCGAGTTGCGCCTTCAGCCTTTCGAACTCGCGTTGCAATGCGCCTTCGCCGGCGGGTTCCATATGCTCTGCGACAAGCTGGAATTCGCCACGTGGTTCGTACAGGCCAACACGCG
The sequence above is a segment of the Dyella sp. M7H15-1 genome. Coding sequences within it:
- a CDS encoding YdcF family protein; amino-acid sequence: MLTVLLVLCLLGLVFGRLCGRRCQWTFFCLTLLLFFTAGCGPLPALLLKWLQAPYAKRPTITWAQHNAIVLLGAGTTHVVGTSQVEPTIFANGRIIEAYALYRACRQGGNDCKIVVSGGDPFRNGITEAVAYGEVLTSMGVASDDLLLEIRSMNTWQNAQFVQPMLKDYRPEQVLLVSSAIHLNRALLFFAHFGIDAIPVRGDYTDVRMTWRPNAWNLALTDFALHEYNGMLTYRFYSLMGWNAPPSRNGNAELP
- a CDS encoding aldehyde dehydrogenase family protein, whose product is MLEKTYPYYLANQPQTSKTMMEVYDKYSGKVATRVAVPDEGATEKAIKAAVKATGPMKDFRPWARQAVLQHCARRFEERRDELAMALCIEAGKPIKDSAGEVTRLIETFRIAAEEAVRINGETLNLELASRLDGYHGYTKRVPLGSVSFITPFNFPLNLVAHKVAPAIAAGCPFVLKPSEKTPIGALIIGEILAETDLPKGAFSVLTLDGKHATPLVEDPRLKLLSFTGGQIGWDLKARAGHKKVTLELGGNAACIIDGDQQPHLDRVIERLIFGAFYQSGQSCISVQRIYAHASLYDELKKRLVDAVKKLKAGDPKKKDVFLGPMIDEAAAERLEGWIKEAQKAGGKILCGGKRKGNMLDATLMENAPDDAKVNRMEVFGPFALLAPFKQLDDAIAMVNHSDYGLQAGIFTDSLAHAMRAWNELEQGGVVVNDVPSFRVDNMPYGGVKLSGMGREGVRYAIEDMTEIRLMVMRES
- a CDS encoding acetolactate synthase large subunit, which codes for MKAATLFVKALEAEGVDRIFGIPGEENLDLVEAMRESSIRLIVTRHEQAAGFMAATWGRLTGQAGVALSTLGPGATNLVTAAAYAQLGAMPMLMITGQKPIRMHKQGLFQLVDVVDMMQPLTKFTRQIVSAATIPARIREAFRRAEEERPGAVHLEFPEDIARDDIEDAILLPTEYARRPSPDDAALVQAAEAISSAKHPILMMGAAANRQRTAVALRAFIDKLGIPFFTTQMGKGVVDEDHPLWLGNAALSDGDFVHRAIDAADVIINAGHDVVEKPPFFMQRGRRTVIHINFSSAEVDAVYFPQIEVVGDIAHTIERLTDALVKQEQWDFSYFDKVRHAFQEQLQQYTHEARFPMHPVRIVSDTRKYMPDDGILCLDNGMYKLWYARYYKARQPNTVLLDNALATMGAGLPSAMAAKMVYPERKVLAICGDGGFMMNAQELETAVRLKMDLVILLVRDDAYGMIRWKQADMGFADFGMQFSNPDFVAFAEAHGAHGHRPERADEFLPALQRAFDEGGVHLIDLAIDYSDNHRVLDEEIRRLSAAV
- the xseA gene encoding exodeoxyribonuclease VII large subunit: MHAPDDFSNGAGDQPPRHILTPSTLNRLVRGLLEDALPLVWIEGELSNVARPASGHLYFTLKDNAAQVRCAMFKPKSSCLRFKPADGMQVLVRARVGLYEPRGEFQLVAEHMEPAGEGALQREFERLKAQLDAEGLFAQDHKRPLPRFARRIGVITSATGAAIHDVLSVLGRRWPLVDVDVLPVPVQGHEAPPAIVSMLRKATACGRYDVLLLSRGGGSLEDLWAFNDERVARAIHASQVPVVSAVGHEIDFSIADFVADLRAPTPSAAAELLVPDVRAQQRHLDQMRQRIMAIQERRLQQRIQRIDHLLARLQSQRPQARLAHDRERLLHLHRRLLGARIAQLNQLKARLDRVHAHLLSQHPRQQLALLRQRLEQHAQHLRRLVEHKLERERLTLQQTARALHAVSPLATLERGYAILFDAEGKVLRSVQTVTVDTPLRARLADGELPLRVSDK